The sequence CAGCAGTAGCTGCCCAACCATGGCGCAAACCAGCATCAATACTAGAAAAAGAGGCGTGAGCGATTGACCCGGATACAAAAAGCCGGCGGCCGCTAGCAGCCAATTGGGCGCCAGATGACCAGCGCTCAACTGCGTCTGCAAGAATTGAGCGTAGGCGCCAAGAATGATCAGCACACTGAAGAAGTAGCCAGCAAATCGAAGGGGTCGACCGTCCATGCCCCGGTCAGTGAGCCGGTAGTATTCCGTCAGACCCAGCAGACCAAAGAGCATGATCAACGCCAGAAGAAAGACCCAGTGATAGGTATCGAGCCCAAGCGCGGCAAGGGCCAGGGCGCCAAGCGCCAGTCCGGAGAGAATTCTTTTAGCAGTTTCGCCCATGAATCAAAGCCCTCCGAATCGACGCTTGCGACTCTGGTACCAAAGCAATGCCTGCACCAGATGTTGCTCTGTGAAATCGGGCCAGAGCGTATCCGTCACGTAAATTTCAGCGTAGGCCGATTGCCAGAGCAGGAAATTGGAGATGCGCCATTCGCCTCCCGGCCGCACCAGAAGATCCACGGGCGGCAGCGGATAGGTATAAAGGTGGCGCTCCAATTCCCGGGCGCTGATAGGTGCGAAGGCCTTCTTGTGCTGTCCCTGCTCTAGAGCCTGCAATCGAAGTTGAAGTACGGAGCTGGCAGCGTGCAGTATTTCAGCCTGCGAACCATAGTTTACGCAGAAATTGACTGTAAGCCGTTTGTGACGCCTCGTCATTTCGAGGACACGCTCGACTCGTCTGCGGTTTTCAGTCGGCAGCCGCGACAGGTCGCCCGAGGCCATGACTCGAATCTTGAGATCCATGCATAGCTGTAGCCGGGACTCAAAAAACTCGTTCATCAGTCGCCAGATGGCTTTGACCTCTGTCTTCGGTCGACGCCAGTTCTCGGTACTGAAGACGTAGAGCGAAACTGACGGAACTCGGAGCTCAATAAAGAAATCAAGGAGTCTCGTGAGCGTTTCGCCGCCAGCTCGATGGCCCTCCGATCGACTCAAACCACGGCTGGTTGCCCACCGTCCGTTGCCATCCAGAATAATGGCGACGTGCCGGGGCCGCGCGCCGTTATCCGTTCCGAGGAGTAACTGCTGCGCTTGTTGGCGCGCTGGCGAGAGTTCCATGGCGCGCTCGCCGCTCAGACGGCGAGGATGCCCTCTTCCTTCTGGTGCGCCAACTCCTCTGCCTTCTTCACAAACTGATCGGTCAGTTTCTGAATTTCGTCCTGAGCATCCTTGATCTGATCTTCGGAAACGCCATCGCCCTTCATTCTCTTGGCTTCATCGTTAGAGTCGCGGCGAACGTTTCGGATTGAAACGCGCGCTTCTTCGAGGCGATGCTTAACCTGCTTGATCAACTCCTGTCGGCGCTCGCGAGTCAACTCTGGAAGATAAAGCCGGATCGTAGCTCCATCGGTCTGCGGAGTTAGCGAGAGGTCGCTTTTCAGTATTGCCTTTTCGACGTCGCCGACGGCGCCCTTATCATAGACCGAGATCACCAAGAGCCGCGGTTCCGGGGCGCTAACACCTGCCAATTGGATCAACGGAGTGGAGGCGCCATAGTATTCCACATGAATATGGTCCAGCATCGATGGCGCGGCGCGAGTGGAGCGAATATTGGCCAGTTCACGCTTGAGCACATCAAGGCTCTTCTGCATTTTCTCCTCGCTTTCGAGGAGAAGCATTTCCATTGGACTTTCTGAGTCAGGCATATTGCAATTTACTGTGGGCGGAGATCAAGGTTCCGACTCGTTCTCCGCCGATCAGCCCTGGCAAGTTTTCGTCGCGAAAAATATCAAAGACAATGATCGGCATGTCGTTTTCCATGCAGAGAGTCAGCGCCGTGGTATCCATGACCTTCAGACCGCGCTGAATTGCTTCCATGTATGAGATCTCTTCAAAGCGCCGCGCCGCGCTGTTCTTGACCGGATCGTCCTCGTAGACGCCGTCAACTTTGGTCGCCTTCAAAATAACCTCTGCGCCTACTTCTACCGCGCGCAGAGCCGCCGTTGTATCGGTCGTGAAATAGGGGTTGCCGGTGCCAGCGGCGAAGATAACGATTCGGTTCTTCTCGAGATGGCGCATCGCCTTGCGCCGAATGTAACTCTCGGCGATGTTTTTCATCTCGATCGCCGATTGCACTCGAGTGATCATTCCAATCTTTTCGCAGGCTTCTTGCAGCGCCAGGGCATTGATTACTGTGCCAAGCATGCCCATGTAGTCGGCAGTGGCGCGATCGACTCCCTGCTCAGCAGCGTTTTGGCCGCGCAGGATGTTGCCGCCGCCGATTACGATTGAGATACGAATGCCAGCTTTGTGCACCGCCAGAAGTTGCTCGGCAATGTGCGCGACCTTGGCGTAGTCGATGCCCGACTTGCCAAAGGCTTCCCCGGAGAGTTTCAGCAGGATACGCTGATAGGGGAAGCCCGAGGTGGCCATAGGTCAGCCGATCTGGAAGCGAGCGTAGCGCGCAACCGTGATATTCTCGCCGAAACGCGAGATGTAGTCCTTTAGTAGATCCTGCACCGTCATTTTGGGATCTTTTATGAAGGCCTGCTCCAGAAGCGCCACTTCGGACATGAACTTCTTGATTTTGCCTTCGAGGATTTTGTCAATCTGCTCCGGTTTTTTCCCTTCTTTCAGCAGTTGCTCGCGAATAATTTCCTTTTCCTTGTCAATCACGGCGCTGTCGACATCCTCAGCGCGCAGCGCCAGTGGATTGGCCGCTGCAATTTGCATGGCCACATCGCGTCCTAGCGCCTCAAATTCGTCGTTCTTGGCGACGAAATCGGTTTCGCAGTTGAGTTGCAGCAGCACGCCGATCGAACCGCCGCCGTGAATATAGCTGAATACGCGACCGACAGACGTATCTCGATCCATGCGTTTTGCGGCGCGTGCGAGTCCCTTTTTGCGCAGGCTTTCTGCGGCTTTGTCCAGGTCCCCCGAACTTTCAATCAGAGCATTCTTGCAGTCCATCATTCCTGCGCCGGTCATATCGCGCAGTTGTTTGATGGAGTCCGCCTTTACTTCTACTGCCATACTACCAACCTTCCCCTACTGCTTGCCCTGCAGCGGCTTACTCAGCAACTGCCGGCTCGCCTTCCGGGGCCGGCGTCGCTGCCGCCGGTTGCGCGCCGCGCACCGGCTCGTCGGGAATAAATTCACCCGTCTCGTCGTACTCGCCTTTGTACTTCATCGAATCGACGCGGAGCGAATCGCTATCCATCGTAGCATCATCGTCTGTAAACTCGGCGCCCGATACGATGCCCTGCGTTCCCTCAATGACCGCATCGGCCATCGTTTGCAAGAAGAGCGAAATTGCGCGAATGGCGTCGTCGTTGCCTGGAATCGGATAGTCGATTTCGTCCGGGTTGCAGTTGGAATCAACTACAGCAAAGATCTTACAGCCCATCTTGCGGCCTTCCTGGATCGCAATGCTTTCTTTGCTTGGATCGATCACAAAGAGAATCTCTGGAATGCCGAGCATATCCTTGATGCCGGCCAGGTTCTTGCGCAGTTTTTCCAACTCGCGTCGAAGCTCCAGGGCTTCCTTCTTGGTGCGGGCTTCTTGCTCAAAGCTGCCGGTTTCCTCCATGGACTCCAGGCGCTTCATCCGGGCGATGGATTTCTTCACGGTAGCCCAGTTCGTCAAAAGACCGCCAGGCCAGCGGTTATTTATGTAGAACATGCCGCAGCGCTGGGCCTCGCGCTCAATGGCGCTGCGGGCCTGCTTTTTCGTGCCAATGAAGAGCACTTTCTCGCCGCGGTGGGTGTATTCGCGCAGAGCCTCGTAGGCCTGCTTGGCGAGCTGCACCGTCTTTTGCAGATCGATGATATGGATGCCATTGCGCGCCGTGAAGATATAGGGCGCCATTTTCGGATTCCACTTTCGAGTCTGGTGTCCGAAATGTACGCCCGCCTCGAGCAGGTTCTTCATGGAAATGGTCGACATAGTTTTCTTAGTTCCTCGTGTATCGATAGAAGAACCAGCCGGCAAGGCCAAGACCCAGGAGGGCGCCCGGCGTCAGCTGCAGTTCCAAACGCTTCAGCAGATAAAAGTCCTCAATTGTTACGGGGCTCCCAAAGAGCTCAACATTCAACCAGCCGAATCCAAAGACCTGTTCTAGAAGCGAGCCCAGGGCCGCTCCCAGGAACATGCTGAGGAGGCAGGCCAGGATCACAAATGCGATCGGCAGCTTCCCCATGCCGGATTCCTCTCACCGACGTCAGTTTTCAGAACTGAACGACGCTGATCGAGCCTTCGAAAGCTATTTCGTTGGCTCAGAACGGCCAGGATTGTGATTCTGCAACCGGCGTCAATCAATTAGCCCCTGGCCTCCAGCCGTGGTAGCAAGCAGAGCTCGGCCAGACCGCTGCCGGCATCGAGCACCATTGTGGATTCGTTGCTCAAAGCCGATACAGCCTCACGCGCAAGCCAGCCTGGAAGGTCGCGCAGCCGCTTCAACTCCAGCGAGCGCTCCAGCTCCTCGCGCCCAAACGCCGATATCTCGGCCACGATATCACGCAGGCAAGGCCATAGTTCGGCAAACGCGTCCGAAGCGGCCGTCCGCTCGAAAAGGTCCTGCAATCGTTGCACGCTGGCGGCGCCGGTAACTGCCAGATCGCCCCTCTTCAATGCCAACTGGAGAGCCAGATTGAGCGAACGGCCCTCAGGTCCAGCCAGAGCTAACATTCCCATCGCACCAAGATAGATGCGCTCCTTCACCCGCGCTGCGCCTCGCGCCGCAATTGAGCCTGCTGCTCCAGCGAGAGCGGCGGCCGATGAATCAAGCTCTCAAGGGCGCGTAGCGAAGCATAGGCCCCGGCCGGTTGATGCACGCTGAGCAGCGCCGAACGCAGCACCTCCGCCGCCGGGCGACCTTGCTTTGCCGAGATTTGATCGAGCAGCAGTCGCTCTTCCTCAGTCAGCAGCATCTGGAAGCGCTCCGCCCGTCTTGGCATGGGGAATCCTTCAGCAGCATTGCTCGGCAGTCAAGCAGCCGACGCCACCGCGTCCCGACCGAAGGTTGACTTTTTTTGTTTGCCCGCAGGGCTACGCTGCCGGCATTCCAGAGTCGAATGTCCCTCGCCTTCCTTGTCGCGGCCTGTCTCCTGCTGGCGCTGCTTATCGGCCACTACGGATTGCCGGAGAAGGCGCTGCCGATGCCGCCTGCGCCAGACCCGGAACATATGCTGGAAGGCGCCGCGCCCTGGCGCTTCGAGGGCAAGAGCGGCATTGCCTTTCTGGTCATTCATGGCTACGGCGGCAGTCCCTTCAACGTACGACCGCTTGGGGAATTCCTCCATAGTTTGGGCCATACTGCAATTGGACCACTGCTGCCCGGCCACGGTACGCGCATCGAGGACCTGGCGCGTACCCGCTTCCAGCATTGGGAGAGTTACATCGAACGAATGTATCTCGAAGAACGGTCGCGTTACCGCAAACTATTTCTGGTTGGATTTTCCATGGGCGGCGCCGTTGCCCTGCGCATTGCATCGCGGCATGCCGATACCTTTCGACCGGCTGGACTGATTACCATCAGCAGTCCCGTTTTCTTTAATGGCTTCTTCAATGGCCGCCTCATCT comes from Leptospirales bacterium and encodes:
- a CDS encoding alpha/beta fold hydrolase encodes the protein MSLAFLVAACLLLALLIGHYGLPEKALPMPPAPDPEHMLEGAAPWRFEGKSGIAFLVIHGYGGSPFNVRPLGEFLHSLGHTAIGPLLPGHGTRIEDLARTRFQHWESYIERMYLEERSRYRKLFLVGFSMGGAVALRIASRHADTFRPAGLITISSPVFFNGFFNGRLIFHQPTMPLTGLIKIFQPILRLERNRPGQVERLNPWVGYRYQHALAALHSFKRALPAVRAGLGRIHAPYCSIMAANDRTVSAENQAYIYNRIQSREKRALMFILPPDLSTMHTLLTHERARDRVFRFLQSFIDETLNADSAPRPAPKGWKFPRLRRGKLTAI
- the rpsB gene encoding 30S ribosomal protein S2, with the translated sequence MSTISMKNLLEAGVHFGHQTRKWNPKMAPYIFTARNGIHIIDLQKTVQLAKQAYEALREYTHRGEKVLFIGTKKQARSAIEREAQRCGMFYINNRWPGGLLTNWATVKKSIARMKRLESMEETGSFEQEARTKKEALELRRELEKLRKNLAGIKDMLGIPEILFVIDPSKESIAIQEGRKMGCKIFAVVDSNCNPDEIDYPIPGNDDAIRAISLFLQTMADAVIEGTQGIVSGAEFTDDDATMDSDSLRVDSMKYKGEYDETGEFIPDEPVRGAQPAAATPAPEGEPAVAE
- the uppS gene encoding di-trans,poly-cis-decaprenylcistransferase; this encodes MELSPARQQAQQLLLGTDNGARPRHVAIILDGNGRWATSRGLSRSEGHRAGGETLTRLLDFFIELRVPSVSLYVFSTENWRRPKTEVKAIWRLMNEFFESRLQLCMDLKIRVMASGDLSRLPTENRRRVERVLEMTRRHKRLTVNFCVNYGSQAEILHAASSVLQLRLQALEQGQHKKAFAPISARELERHLYTYPLPPVDLLVRPGGEWRISNFLLWQSAYAEIYVTDTLWPDFTEQHLVQALLWYQSRKRRFGGL
- the pyrH gene encoding UMP kinase — encoded protein: MATSGFPYQRILLKLSGEAFGKSGIDYAKVAHIAEQLLAVHKAGIRISIVIGGGNILRGQNAAEQGVDRATADYMGMLGTVINALALQEACEKIGMITRVQSAIEMKNIAESYIRRKAMRHLEKNRIVIFAAGTGNPYFTTDTTAALRAVEVGAEVILKATKVDGVYEDDPVKNSAARRFEEISYMEAIQRGLKVMDTTALTLCMENDMPIIVFDIFRDENLPGLIGGERVGTLISAHSKLQYA
- the frr gene encoding ribosome recycling factor produces the protein MPDSESPMEMLLLESEEKMQKSLDVLKRELANIRSTRAAPSMLDHIHVEYYGASTPLIQLAGVSAPEPRLLVISVYDKGAVGDVEKAILKSDLSLTPQTDGATIRLYLPELTRERRQELIKQVKHRLEEARVSIRNVRRDSNDEAKRMKGDGVSEDQIKDAQDEIQKLTDQFVKKAEELAHQKEEGILAV
- the tsf gene encoding translation elongation factor Ts — encoded protein: MAVEVKADSIKQLRDMTGAGMMDCKNALIESSGDLDKAAESLRKKGLARAAKRMDRDTSVGRVFSYIHGGGSIGVLLQLNCETDFVAKNDEFEALGRDVAMQIAAANPLALRAEDVDSAVIDKEKEIIREQLLKEGKKPEQIDKILEGKIKKFMSEVALLEQAFIKDPKMTVQDLLKDYISRFGENITVARYARFQIG